The Pagrus major chromosome 5, Pma_NU_1.0 genomic sequence TATTTGTAATTCTAGTTCTACATCTCTGATTTTTGGAGGCTTGTCACAGTGCTGggaaatataaatgaaatcTTATAGATTATATTATTAGAAATAATTCTTTATACTTGAAGTATTGTGCATCTTCTGGTTATCATGAGTTagcatttttaatattaatcagCTGCAGCTACATGCATGATATGTCAATAACCGCTGGTAAGTGAAATCAAGAGTGACTCATAAGACACAGAAAAGTGCGACCAGGAACGTGACAGAGGTGTTCAGGTGGTTACAAACAACTATAAGACACCAAGATCCAAGATCATCTGCTGCAACAGTCACCGCTGTCGAGAGAGGAAAGGGCGGGGCAGTCAGGTGACACCCAGACGGTAAGGCATTCTGGAAGAGGGTTGTGCAAGTCTTCATTCATAAAATGTGTTACTGTTGTGGCTGTTCAAAGGCCACACCTAGCTTGTCGTAGAtctccttcagcagcagcagagcggtATCCTCAGATTCcctaacagacagacagatacagagagtCATTCATTTGAAGTGTTATAATTACTGTAGTGCACCCTGCCACAGGTATGCATGACTCACCAGTAACCCAGATGAGACTGGATGGCAAACAGGTATTCATTGAAGCTCTCGATGGGTTTTTCCTGAAGTACGTAGTCGATCCTTCGTCCTCCGTTCAACATACCCACTTTAATCTCAGTCTGCTCCGTCTCCTCTGCTGACCCCGGGGACTCTGCCTCCTCACACACTGCTGCAAGCACAGAGGTGAAAAAAGCTGATGAGGCTTTACAGGCAGACAACAATGATAAGAGTCACCAGCAGCGATCTGCTTTGACCCATCTTGTTTGGTGAAATGGAAGAAAAtcaggtaacagacagaaaagaagagagtAGGTGCTGTGTAGTGTCCTCATCTGTCCCAGAGGAGAGTTAGTGTCCCAGtgttgtaagaaaaaaaatgcaaggtCTCACAAATATCTCAGGCATTTGCTGAATTAGATTTGCAATTTAGTCAGCAGCCATTACTAGAGGAAGCGATCATCTGCCTCCAACAAGAATATTTTAAGACATGACTTGAGGAGGTAAAGGACTTGCTTTTATAGGTGGACTGGACGAGTGCTCATTTGATAACATTGCTCAGGAGGTGTTTTAAGCTTTCAGAGAGTTAATTTTATGAGTTTATGGCATTTAAATTTCTTTGATTAGCACTAAATCACATCAACTGATCATAGAGGGGTCAAGTTCAAACGATTATGTCTTGGATGCAAGTGAGATGTTGAGTAAATATCAGTAAGCCTGTTTTGTGATGAGTATGTTATGAATTAATTATTGTCTTAAGAGTCTCCACAATGACCGGATGCTCTGCTGATGAACCCTGATGAAAGTGCTGACCGCTGCTTCTCATTAATCTTTCATGGCCATTTCTGACAATCTACCTCTGCATTTATTAGCTTGTACAACCAATTCCAAGAAAGAATGAGATCGTTTGCTCATCCTTTTTAACAAATGAATCAACTGAATGGCACTTAGTAGAGTGTATACCTTcgccaaggcccagcagtcccctttaattcaatcaagccttaTCAAGGTTACCTACTTGTTACCATAAAGCGCCTGAAAAAAACACCACCCTctatgaaaacatgtttaaatccgCAAGATCGTAATTTTTTATCaggatccacatcaaactgTACTAAAACATAGATGCCAGCTCCCtaaataaacttgtttttaattcatCAAGATTCATCTAATGTAGGTGACCTGCTACTGATGATGACTGGTGTTTTCACTACTGTTTAACTTCACCTTTTTTGTTCAGCACATGCCCAGAGTGTGTCATGGGCTGGTTACACAAGTGGCTTCTAATGTTGTCAATCAAGTGAAGCGGTCAATAAATACAACCAATCAAAGGTGACAGTAGGAGAGGGGCCTGAAGGAGGTGTCAGCAAGTTTAACTTGGAGTTGAAGACTAGGTGTTCAGCTGTAGCAGTGCAGCTGGGggaaggaggagcagaggacagAGTGTGAGCCTGCGGCAATCATGACATACATTACATAACACTTGCTCTTTGTGAGGGAGATGATGCGCCAAAGTAAACCAAAGTAATAGTCAAGCAGCATAGTTTTAAACATCAAAACAGGTATTGACAGAAATCATTTATTCCTCCTTCTTTTCCAGATTCAGGGAAGTTATATGAAGCAGAAGCAGTGACAGCCACTGAGGCTGGGGCTCAAGGTAAAGTGGTAAGGGGTGAGGAAAACAGGAGCAACCACAAGAGAGGGGGGGACACACACTTgtgcatgctcacacacacaaaagcaaagtaaaaGTGCTTTTCTACCTTGCGTCTCTTCAAGGTTTCTCTCTAGTGTAGTTTCTCCTTCCTCCACCGAGGATGCTGCAGCAACTGGTGGTCTGGCAAAGGCTTGCCACGCCATCCGTAACGACCCCCAAACATTGTTCTTCAAATCCTTTAGTTCTACGAGACAAAGGTGAACGTGGTTCTCATTAAGCCAACTGAACAAAAAGCCCTGATCACGATATAGAGACaaggagaaagaaacagacagcCTTACCCAGGTGCATCCTTTTGCGGCCTTTGTGGTGAGGGATCAGCATGGGCTCCAGATCCACATCCGACACAATCATGGGCTCTATCCGATACGCCACAGGGTCGTACTGCAAGGCAAAAAAATTATTGTAGCTTCAGTGCATGCCTTATTTCCTATTTTCTTATCCACAGTAAATCTGCGATTACTCACCGGGTGATAGATGTTGTAAAAGCTCTTGCAGGTTGGGAAGGTGTAGTTGGGATCAACGCGTTTGAGGCCGCGAACGGTCAGGAACATCCCGATGGGAGagccaaaagcaaaaaatgtttgAGGGTGGAACGCCAGCTGTGGGTAATCAATGGATACCTGGATGGAGAGAAGGTAGCCAGAAataaattcggcattaaatttGTTAAAAAACGTTTAAGTTTTTGTTCTTAGACTACGGAGTTATTCAGAAAGATGGGAAAAAACACTTCTCTGTTGCACAATGGTGTTGGGAACATTTAAACTCCATTTCATGACATCGAGACAACATTCATGGAGCATGACAGCAAGTAAGGAGGAGACCAGGGAGCACTCATGCAGGACTGAATGAGCACTGACAGTGTTGTGTTGTACGACTCAATGGGACAAAGAAGGACGCTTCAATCACAGCACAATGTAGGAAACTCTATTGCTCATAAACAAAGCAACTATATTTCTTTCTCCTTGAGTTTTCCCTGACAAGACTGTATGTAATGAGAAACTCCAGGCATAGTGAGGACAAAGACAGCCCAGGACAAAGCCTTAAGGAGTGGAGACACCATGTGAGACACACCTGTCCCTTGGCTATGCCTACCCATTAGTCTGTCCAGGCAAGTGGTGGGAAGGAGGAAAGCAGGAAGGTGATGCTTCAAAGCTTTTATCTACCGGTACTCGCAAACATGTCCGTGTCCATGTGTTGTACCTGTCCGATGCCCACGTCAAAGTATTCATAGTCGACAGCACTGGTGATAGACTGGGGCTGCTGCACTGTCAATCCTGAAGACTGGTTTCCATGCGGATCGCTGTTCACTTGAGGTGGGACTTGCAGCCCTGGTGCCAGACGTACCGCCCCTGTTTTATGATCCTAGTAAAAACAGTCCACATGAATGGAGGGAAATAAGTAATATATATGTGTGCTCATGTGAATGTTTTGTAAAGTAAAGTTGCAAATGATTATTGTGTGGACAGTGAAGGTATGATAATGCCAAGAATTACTATTTAACTATTTAGACACACATCAGCTTTAATGGGTTGTAATGTTCTGATAACATGAAGAGACAGAATAGTTTCGGGCTATGTCTGACCTCTGGAAGACATTTCCTCTTGACGTAGTTCAGGATCTTCTTCCTTGGTCCGAGAGGAATTCCTAAATCTTTGAGATCACTGTCTTTGCAAAGAGCCTAAAAGAGGAGATCCATATGTTTTCAATTATGCGTTACTATTTCATTTGTATGTACGTtgcatgtctgctgtgtgtgtgttaccagaGATTCTGGGTCAAGGTTTTCTGCCTGTAGTGTATCCAGGTATTGCTGCAGGCCCAGTCTGGAGAGAgtctgctccagtgtgtcacaGTTCAGGTGAGAGGGCTCATCAGAGGGCGCCTGACGCACAGCAGGGACAGAAAGGAAAACTGATACAATCTTTTTATCACTCTACTGGTTTTATCTTTTAGTGTGAATGAGACTGTACCTCCTTTCTGGGCTCTGAATCCGTCCTCTGATTAGTTAGCAGGTCAAACAGGATCAGTGAACCTGCAGAATGAGAAACGCACGGAAAGAGTGAAGATATTGCATTTTAATGACTTGCGATCGACTGTGTGGGagtttctgtgtttgtggtaGTCTTACCCAGGCTATGGCCCACAACTGAAAATGCCCCTTTAAACCCTGGGTGTCTCTGATGGAAGAGGGCGTGCAGCCTGTTGACCTCTGAGGCGACTGTGTCCACTATGGTCTGACAGTAGGTGGGGCTGTTATAGAAAAACAGGTCGAGTAGAGTCTCGTTGGTGAAATGTCTCAGCTTGCTGATGCTCGGTAGAGTAATCCTCTGGATGTCCCTGGAAAAAGAGGGataaaggagaaaataaagggaggaaagacagagttaaaaatattttgcaaccagtggaaaaATAAGTAGTATGTAGTACTGTTTCGTCCATCTTTCTCCATACTTACTCGTCCACACCGGTGGCATCCCCGTGTAAAGAGCTGTGCCAGTTGACTGGGAGGAACTCCACTCTTCCCACCTGGCCATCCTGCTGAGCGTGCTTGTAATGAGAGGCCAGCAGGGACAGAGAAGCACTCCTGAAGTCATTGACTGGAGAGAGACATGAAGAAAAGGAGTCATACATGCACATGCAACATGTGCATTTCTACACagcgaacacacacaaaaactcacACTTACCACCCTGTATGATGGACCTGAAGCGCAAGTCACATGCCGGACCGATGCCGTGGACCATAAAGACGAGGTGGTCCACCTGTTCTGGTTCACCTGGGAACAGAAAATGAGCCAGGAAGTATCAACTGAAGGTAATACATCATGATGGGCTTATATTCTTGTGTATTTCTTACtggcacacccacacacacacacacacataccatcAGGTATTTCCACAGAGATGCTGTCCACTCCTCTCTTGACAGTTCGAGCCCTGGTCTGCTCCGAGGGTGAGGACACCCACTCATCCTGCAATCCTTTTGTCTGATACTGCCTTatcagctgagagagaagtaaagaaatgaaagagaagaTGCTTAGTAGAAAAACTATTTGCTCAAAAAAAACATGGGGTGGCTTTGTTGTGTATTTGAGTacagtgaacaaacagcagGGTTTACTTTGGGATTGTGTAAGATTACAGTCTCTCCAGTGGGGAACTCCACTTTCCTCTTCCACTCGTCCAACGTTACTGCGATCATATAGGCCTCCTGAAAAAATTGGAAGGGCAGGAATCAAAGACAACAAGCAAAGTTAGGAAGAGAATAACGTCAGAAGTTGTAGGAATGAGCGGTGTGATGGGTCAGTGTCAAACTACCTCCAGACTTTTGCTGATGTCCTCAGGGTAAGGCATGAACCTggtgtctttgtttcctttatAGAACCAGCTACAGCGGCGGACTTCGGTGGGCGCTTGCTCCCAGTACACAGCGTAGCGCCTCCTTTCCTTGACATGTACGTCATACCGCTCTCCATCCacagccaccaccacctcctcctccttttctcctgctgcaaggtaaacacaaacaatttcaaaataaaggcgtatcTTAACGATGGCGGCGATATGActcgatgttttcactttgcatcgcTGCTATTGGATCGTTGATCTCTGAATTGATGTATATGTTGATCCAGATCGATGTATAATGCTCGTATGGTATAATGCTTACCAGTGTCGCAGGCGTtttgcagtttgtcagagtCCTCTCTGCTGAAGGGAAGCCAGGAGGTGTTGTCGTCAGCCCGTCGACAGAAGAACCAGTGAGGCTGCACCTCTTGATAAGGCGCTGGACCCAAGTCCACGTCGAGCATCTCAAAGGAGGACGTGGAAGAAGGCGAGGCCTCGTCCACCACAGGCGGCACCTGGAGAAAAACGACGAAAGCATGCCACATCGATGTCACTTCTTCATGTCAGTAATATTGCTCAGTTAGTAAAAAAGCAAATACACAcctgtgttttcattccttGGACCGGTCCACTGCTCATATCTGTAGCTTGGAGATAATTCTTGGAGCACTTCCACTAAGCTGAAGGTACCTGACACCATCACACAAAGCAAAGCACAGTCAGACAGGAAAGGATCAGGCCTCCTCCAGGACAGACAAACAAAGCCCTGTTTGAGTCTTCCCTCCTGGACAAACTGTCTTGTCCCTCTTCTCTCCACATCTACAGCTCGTAAACAACCTGCTATCACTCAATatctcacaaaaaaacacagctgtccGTCAGACTTTGCACTCTGCTCCTCCTGTTTCAGGGTGTTGGAGAGAGCAGCCTGCCAGCGCTTGACACAACAACGGAAGTACGTCATTCGCGCGACAACGACGTCATATTAAAGCGCGTAACAACAAGCGGTAGCCATGACAACAGACCCTGGGAGACAGACCCTCATTCTGTCCCGGTGAAGGAGACGTGTTGTTGTGAGTGAGAAGAGCCTCTTCTCCCGGTACCAGGCTCGGTTTCAGTCGGATATTCACTCCGGAGACACCCAGCGGCGTCTCTCCCTCGGTTTTACCCAGTGTTGGCAGCAGCAGGACGGTTAgctcacacaaaaacattgcTAACgtgttgtgtatttatgttttatatcaatatttattatgaaaattcagcatttcttttcaatagcttccgtgtcatgtgacccagtgactccaaaccaatgccgAATTTTATTACTCAATGGGACAAataagacacacctgtttttataacattttactgcttcttctattttatatcaatattttttatcaaaattcagcagttatttttcaatagcttccgtgtcatgtgacccagtgactcaaAACCAATGCCGAATTTGTATAACTAAATGGGACAAATAAGAAAACctctttttattaaattttacTGCTTCctctattttatatgaatatatattatgacaattcagcatttttttcaatagcttccatgcCATGTGGCCCAGTGaagccaaacacaaaacacatctcttttatttaaatgttactgctttttctattttatatcaatatttattatgaaaattcagcAGTAAGGGCAGCAGCAGTATGCACTAAAAGTATAAAGAGTATGTGATTCTGAATGCACCCTGAGAATGGACAGTGATAGTGAGGAGTAGATGTGATTTTAAGGATTTCAAATGATTATAGATCTTCAAACAATATTTAGTGTAATGTGCCATCTAGAGAAACTGGACTACTACATTCATGTCAAGTGagtgtttaattattttattatacacTTTAAAAATATGTACAAAACACTATAAACATATGTCTTGAAATGGTTAAGTAACACTTCCCAACTTCAGAATGAGTCGATCAGAGGGCTGTTTTTTTGATACAGAAaggcagacgacacacacaaataataagcatgtactgtacattacatGACACATTCTCATGTTAAAATGAAGAAGGTACATTTCCAAGAGCAGCAGAAATATAGTCACTTTTTACAGACAAACAAGGGGGTTTGCCTGTCTGAGACACAACGTCGTGGCAAATTCACAACCTTAACTGTGAAACTATGACGTCTGCACTTTGTCTCTTCTGCAGCAAACAGGCGAGTCAGTGGGgctcaaacaaaacacaaatctaAAAAATCGTTGCCAGTCCCCTGTAACACATGTGAAGGATAACTCCAGCCATTTTGGGCCTGAATAAAATTTCCCTTTACATCAGCTGCTTCTGTCTGCATTTCCCTTTATACATCTCGCCTGGAAACAGCTCAGCCTCCAAAtccaaagcaggtattttttGTTAcactttttaatgaatattataACCTTTTATTTGAACAGGTAACCACACACTGCCAGCAAAGATGAAACAAAGGAGTGCTGACGAAATATCCAAATTAGCGTCAAAGAgacagctttattttgaagaaatCAAGGTGTTGAAAACAAGTCTTGATCTCCTCTAAGGTTGAGTGTCTACTGGTAAGACTGTATTGGACAGCTGTATAAACAAACCTCACTTATCTCCACAGTGAAGAGGCTGAGGTTTGTCTGAATGTCGGGGGAAAAGCATCACCTCGTCCTGTTTGACAGCTAAAAGCTTCCGACAGGCTGCAGTGTGTTAAGAGGTGGAACTGACTGTGTATCCTTCAGCAGGCCGGGGTCACTGCATACCAAACCACTGTTCCTGATCGGCCCATTGTGCCGCTTCACTGTCACTGCCCTCGAGATCTCCATCCTCCCCACTGCCCTCCATGTCGTCACCGTCCAGCTCCACCGTGGCGTCTGTGGgactctcctccttctccattTTCTGCATGCCCTCTAAAGACTTCTGGTCATTGGGATCCAGGCTGAggaaagattaaataaaaacgCAAAAACTTACAGATCAGCTTGTTCTTTAATTGGCATTCCCGTAATCAATCATTGGTGCCTTTTCgtaaattctgcattaaatacaaaacattaagacgtttctttccttgtaaaacgTTTCACTTTGTAACGGCAtcactgtctgtttttcatgtctgaaatgAGTCTGCTGTTTGAACCCACTGTTcgaactgatttcaccatttacaccaaTTAATAAAGAATATAGCATATTGACAgtaaatgtcaaattttacaaatccagtaaacagtaactatTGTTGTTTACTTCtttgaagaaagaagaaagtggagaaagtcaccaagTCACAAGATGCAGGTCAAGACACGTTTAAGGTCAAATGTGATTTGACGGGCTTGAGGCAGTTAATTTATAATCAGATCACTCAGGCCGGATGGTAACAAACCAAATATGAACAGTCTCTTTCTTTTCAGCTATTAACCTTTTTATCTATCTCCGTCCTGCATACTCTTATAGCAACAAGATTAGAAAACTGAACTGGTTACCTTAGTGCTATGCTGTACTGATCCATGGCTTCTTGGTAATCATTCACAGCCACCAGGAAATCTCCCAGCATCCTATGCAGGACACAATCGCTCTGATTGGCCAGGGCATTACGGAGGAGGGCGATCCCTTCTTCGTATTTCTGTTCCCGGCCTTCACAAGAAAACAGGACACTTTCATTTCCATCTATACATCCACATTCATTTACTTTATACAACTACAGATTAAATTCTGGAAACCACGTCACTGCAAAAGCAAAACTAAATACAAGTACATGCTGTTAACGTTTGTACGTACTGAGCAGTTCAGCCTTTTTGACCACAGCCTTGGTGTAGTCGGGTCTCTGGGCCAGAGCTTTGT encodes the following:
- the LOC140995846 gene encoding triacylglycerol hydrolase DDHD2-like, whose amino-acid sequence is MSSGPVQGMKTQVPPVVDEASPSSTSSFEMLDVDLGPAPYQEVQPHWFFCRRADDNTSWLPFSREDSDKLQNACDTAGEKEEEVVVAVDGERYDVHVKERRRYAVYWEQAPTEVRRCSWFYKGNKDTRFMPYPEDISKSLEEAYMIAVTLDEWKRKVEFPTGETVILHNPKLIRQYQTKGLQDEWVSSPSEQTRARTVKRGVDSISVEIPDGEPEQVDHLVFMVHGIGPACDLRFRSIIQGVNDFRSASLSLLASHYKHAQQDGQVGRVEFLPVNWHSSLHGDATGVDEDIQRITLPSISKLRHFTNETLLDLFFYNSPTYCQTIVDTVASEVNRLHALFHQRHPGFKGAFSVVGHSLGSLILFDLLTNQRTDSEPRKEAPSDEPSHLNCDTLEQTLSRLGLQQYLDTLQAENLDPESLALCKDSDLKDLGIPLGPRKKILNYVKRKCLPEDHKTGAVRLAPGLQVPPQVNSDPHGNQSSGLTVQQPQSITSAVDYEYFDVGIGQVSIDYPQLAFHPQTFFAFGSPIGMFLTVRGLKRVDPNYTFPTCKSFYNIYHPYDPVAYRIEPMIVSDVDLEPMLIPHHKGRKRMHLELKDLKNNVWGSLRMAWQAFARPPVAAASSVEEGETTLERNLEETQAVCEEAESPGSAEETEQTEIKVGMLNGGRRIDYVLQEKPIESFNEYLFAIQSHLGYWESEDTALLLLKEIYDKLGVAFEQPQQ